From the Lolium rigidum isolate FL_2022 chromosome 2, APGP_CSIRO_Lrig_0.1, whole genome shotgun sequence genome, one window contains:
- the LOC124692184 gene encoding ubiquitin-conjugating enzyme E2 28, with protein MASKRILKELKDLQRDPPTSCSAGPVAEDMFHWQATIMGPSDSPYSGGVFLVTIHFPPDYPFKPPKVAFKTKVFHPNVNSNGSICLDILKEQWSPALTISKVLLSICSLLTDPNPDDPLVPEIAHMYKADRAKYESTARSWTQKYAMG; from the exons ATGGCTTCCAAGCGGATCTTGAAGGAGCTCAAGGATCTGCAGAGGGATCCCCCCACCTCCTGCAGCGCAG GGCCTGTGGCTGAAGATATGTTCCACTGGCAGGCAACGATCATGGGTCCATCAGACAGCCCTTACAGTGGTGGTGTCTTCTTGGTTACAATACATTTTCCTCCGGATTACCCCTTCAAACCACCTAAG GTCGCTTTCAAAACAAAGGTGTTCCATCCAAACGTTAACAGCAATGGCAGTATCTGCCTTGATATCCTGAAGGAGCAGTGGAGTCCTGCATTGACTATTTCAAAG GTGCTCCTCTCAATCTGCTCCCTACTGACGGACCCAAACCCTGACGATCCATTGGTTCCGGAGATCGCTCACATGTACAAAGCTGATCGGGCAAAGTATGAGTCTACCGCAAGGAGCTGGACTCAGAAGTATGCAATGGGTTAA